The proteins below are encoded in one region of Ornithinimicrobium avium:
- the xdhC gene encoding xanthine dehydrogenase accessory protein XdhC, with protein sequence MRWPRAVELLRDRGEPGVLVTLTRVRGHAPREAGAKMVVGRTQSWGTVGGGNLEAVAVERAREMLATGAAVPEELTSALSDRAPARHGMQCCGGEVTLLLEPLPVVPVVAVFGVGHVGQEVARVLARHDLDLHLVDTRPQQLSAGFLDRLEDGPARVFAHPVPVLPELVVGELPRGAHLLVMTHDHAEDAAIVDAALRADGPAWIGLIGSSAKWVRLRRRLLEAGGLTDADLDRVTTPVGLPALRGKDPATVAVSIAADLLVRLEARTRAGTRR encoded by the coding sequence GTGCGCTGGCCGCGTGCCGTCGAGCTGCTCCGCGACCGCGGGGAGCCGGGAGTCCTGGTCACCCTCACCCGCGTGCGCGGGCACGCACCCCGGGAGGCCGGCGCCAAGATGGTCGTCGGGCGGACGCAGTCCTGGGGGACGGTCGGGGGCGGCAACCTCGAGGCCGTCGCGGTGGAGCGCGCCCGGGAGATGCTCGCCACCGGTGCCGCGGTGCCCGAGGAGCTCACCTCGGCCCTGTCGGACCGGGCGCCCGCCCGGCACGGTATGCAGTGCTGCGGCGGCGAGGTCACCCTCCTGCTCGAGCCGCTGCCGGTGGTCCCGGTCGTCGCGGTCTTCGGGGTGGGCCACGTCGGCCAGGAGGTGGCGCGGGTCCTGGCCCGGCACGACCTCGACCTGCACCTGGTCGACACGCGTCCGCAGCAGCTGTCCGCCGGGTTCCTGGACCGGCTGGAGGACGGCCCGGCGCGGGTCTTCGCCCACCCGGTGCCGGTGCTGCCCGAGCTGGTGGTCGGCGAGCTCCCGCGCGGCGCCCACCTTCTGGTCATGACGCACGACCACGCCGAGGACGCCGCGATCGTCGACGCCGCGCTGCGCGCCGACGGCCCGGCCTGGATCGGGCTCATCGGCTCCTCCGCCAAGTGGGTGCGCCTGCGCCGCCGGCTGCTCGAGGCCGGCGGGCTCACCGATGCCGACCTGGACCGGGTGACCACCCCCGTCGGGCTCCCGGCGCTGCGCGGCAAGGACCCCGCCACCGTCGCGGTCAGCATCGCCGCCGACCTGCTGGTGCGCCTCGAGGCGCGCACCCGGGCCGGGACGCGGCGGTGA
- the guaD gene encoding guanine deaminase, protein MTLFRGTVLDTPEDPFAGGALRAEEDAGLVERDGTIVARGPYERVRTAYPDDDVVDLRGGLVLPGLVDTHVHFPQVRVIGALGMPLLEWLESCALPEEARLADVAYARAVARDLVRGLVRAGTTTALVFGSHFAGAVDALFAEADRVGLRVTSGLVVSDRGLREDLHTTPERAHEEGLALAGRWHGVRRNRYAVTPRFSLSCTDELLASCAALKQEVPETWFTSHLNENVVEIDTVRTLFDDAEHYLHTYAQHGLVGRRSVLAHNVHATHDELVELAAAGASVAHCPTSNSALGSGLFPLRQHLEHGVRVALGSDVGAGTGFSLLKEGLQAYFMQQLLGERGEPLAAPHLLHLTTTAGAHALGLGDTVGQLSVGHELDLVWLRPEPGSTLDVVLTHATSAEDALGRAFALGTSSDVAGTWVAGRRVVPSAL, encoded by the coding sequence GTGACGCTCTTCCGCGGCACGGTCCTCGACACGCCCGAGGACCCCTTCGCCGGAGGCGCCCTGCGCGCCGAGGAGGACGCCGGCCTCGTCGAGCGGGACGGCACGATCGTGGCGCGCGGGCCCTACGAACGGGTGCGGACGGCATACCCGGACGACGACGTCGTCGACCTGCGCGGGGGGCTGGTGCTGCCCGGGCTGGTCGACACCCACGTCCACTTCCCGCAGGTGCGGGTCATCGGGGCCCTCGGGATGCCGCTGCTGGAGTGGCTGGAGAGCTGCGCGCTGCCCGAGGAGGCCCGCCTGGCCGACGTCGCCTACGCCCGCGCCGTGGCCCGCGACCTGGTCCGTGGCCTGGTCCGGGCCGGCACGACCACCGCCCTCGTCTTCGGCTCGCACTTCGCCGGCGCCGTCGACGCGCTCTTCGCCGAGGCAGACCGGGTGGGACTGCGGGTCACCAGCGGGCTGGTCGTCAGCGACCGGGGCCTGCGGGAGGACCTGCACACCACGCCGGAGCGCGCCCACGAGGAGGGCCTGGCGCTCGCGGGACGCTGGCACGGCGTCCGCCGCAACCGGTATGCCGTCACCCCCCGCTTCTCCCTCTCCTGCACCGACGAGCTGCTCGCCTCGTGCGCGGCGCTGAAGCAGGAGGTGCCCGAGACCTGGTTCACCTCGCACCTCAACGAGAACGTCGTCGAGATCGACACCGTGCGCACCCTCTTCGACGACGCCGAGCACTACCTGCACACCTACGCCCAGCACGGGCTGGTCGGTCGACGCAGCGTGCTGGCGCACAACGTGCACGCCACGCACGACGAGCTGGTCGAGCTCGCGGCGGCCGGCGCGAGCGTCGCGCACTGCCCGACGAGCAACTCGGCGCTCGGCAGCGGCCTGTTCCCCCTGCGGCAGCACCTCGAGCACGGCGTGCGCGTGGCGCTCGGCTCCGACGTGGGCGCGGGGACGGGGTTCTCCCTGCTCAAGGAGGGGCTGCAGGCCTACTTCATGCAGCAGCTCCTGGGGGAGCGAGGCGAGCCGCTGGCCGCGCCGCACCTGCTCCACCTGACCACGACGGCGGGGGCGCACGCCCTCGGTCTGGGTGACACGGTCGGGCAGCTGTCGGTGGGGCACGAGCTCGACCTGGTGTGGCTGCGCCCGGAGCCCGGCTCCACCCTCGACGTCGTGCTCACGCACGCGACGTCCGCCGAGGACGCGCTGGGCAGGGCCTTCGCGCTGGGCACCTCCTCCGACGTGGCCGGGACGTGGGTGGCGGGCCGGCGGGTCGTCCCGAGCGCGCTCTGA